A single window of Gossypium arboreum isolate Shixiya-1 chromosome 13, ASM2569848v2, whole genome shotgun sequence DNA harbors:
- the LOC108488706 gene encoding WRKY transcription factor 72A-like isoform X2 has protein sequence MENKRILGDEEEKTIKPSSSSEENHDFIAINNKEENQSLVKQEDDNSKVWISKKDNSTIIKEEKEIESAKAKMGEVKKENERLKLLLCQIVKDYQSLHTRFLDVLKKEDANKSTTTPIVGSHEENNEEHHQLISLSLGRSSSNDPPKKQEKKSSKEDDDDDDDDDDDDDGKHGNDGGGLELGLECKFEPDGSIEPEKNNNPSCESSLGKPEEEEEKEPTEVWPPSKILKSVKNGDEEDVSEPMQLKKTRVSVRTRCDTPTMNDGCQWRKYGQKIAKGNPCPRAYYRCTLSPTCPVRKQVQRCSDDMSILITTYEGNHNHPLPLSATAMASTTSAAASMLHSESSTSQPALPTSLSAPTASLSTSTTHLHALSFNFSQNPTPSHHYHFPNSSISTLNSHPTVTLDLTAPPPPHNNNPSYFSRLSNLPTYSSSSSSCLNWKKTSSHLTFGGPLNNYPAIRQSPPYMQITNHQALSETLTAAATKAITSNPSFCSALAAALTSFVGNNGSGGGTASELGFASSSYLQGKKPSSMVNPHQQQKQGSLLLFPPSNTASDPPAD, from the exons ATGGAGAACAAGCGAATTCTTGGAGATGAAGAAGAGAAGACAATAAAACCTAGCAGCTCTAGTGAAGAAAACCATGATTTTATAGCAATCAACAATAAG GAAGAAAATCAAAGTCTTGTAAAACAAGAAGATGACAACTCCAAGGTTTGGATTAGCAAAAAGGATAACTCCACCATCATCAAAGAG GAGAAAGAAATTGAATCAGCAAAAGCGAAGATGGGAGAAGTTAAAAAAGAGAACGAAAGGCTAAAATTGTTACTATGTCAAATCGTGAAGGATTATCAGTCCCTGCACACGCGTTTCCTCGATGTTCTTAAAAAAGAAGACGCCAATAAGTCCACCACTACCCCCATAGTCGGAAGCCATGAAGAAAATAATGAAGAACATCACCAGCTTATCTCCCTTAGCCTGGGGAGAAGCTCAAGCAACGATCCTCCCAAGAAACAAGAGAAAAAGAGTAGcaaagaagatgatgatgatgatgatgatgatgatgatgatgatgatgggaaACATGGTAATGATGGAGGTGGACTTGAGCTCGGGCTGGAATGTAAATTTGAGCCGGACGGTTCGATTGAACCGGAGAAGAATAATAACCCGAGCTGTGAAAGTAGCTTGGGAAAAccagaggaggaggaggagaaggagCCGACTGAGGTATGGCCGCCAAGTAAAATTCTCAAGTCTGTGAAAAATGGAGACGAAGAAGATGTTTCAGAGCCAATGCAGTTGAAGAAAACTCGGGTTTCTGTGAGAACTAGATGTGATACACCCACG ATGAATGATGGATGTCAATGGAGAAAATATGGGCAGAAAATAGCGAAAGGAAATCCATGTCCTCGAGCATACTACCGTTGCACGCTTTCACCCACTTGTCCAGTGAGAAAACAG GTACAAAGATGCTCCGATGATATGTCCATCTTAATCACAACCTATGAAGGGAACCATAACCATCCACTGCCTCTAAGTGCAACAGCCATGGCTTCCACCACATCTGCAGCTGCTTCCATGCTCCACTCCGAATCATCTACCTCCCAACCTGCCCTCCCTACCTCTCTTTCTGCCCCCACTGCTTCCCTCTCTACTTCCACCACCCACCTTCATGCTTTATCCTTCAACTTTTCCCAAAACCCAACCCCATCTCACCATTACCATTTCCCCAACTCTTCAATCTCAACCCTTAATTCTCACCCCACTGTCACTCTTGATCTCACTGCTCCGCCCCCACCACACAATAACAACCCTTCATATTTCAGTAGATTGTCTAATCTACCCACatattcatcatcatcatcatcatgccTCAACTGGAAGAAAACTAGCAGCCACTTAACCTTTGGGGGACCATTGAATAATTACCCTGCAATAAGGCAGTCACCACCTTACATGCAAATTACCAACCACCAGGCTTTATCAGAGACCTTAACAGCTGCTGCAACCAAGGCCATTACTTCAAACCCAAGCTTTTGTTCTGCCTTAGCTGCTGCTCTCACTTCCTTTGTTGGAAATAATGGAAGTGGTGGTGGTACTGCAAGTGAACTAGGCTTTGCATCAAGCAGCTACCTGCAGGGAAAAAAACCCTCATCCATGGTTAATCCTCACCAGCAACAAAAGCAAGGTAGTTTGCTACTCTTCCCACCATCCAACACTGCTTCAGATCCTCCTGCAGATTAA
- the LOC108488706 gene encoding WRKY transcription factor 72A-like isoform X1 — translation MENKRILGDEEEKTIKPSSSSEENHDFIAINNKEENQSLVKQEDDNSKVWISKKDNSTIIKEQEKEIESAKAKMGEVKKENERLKLLLCQIVKDYQSLHTRFLDVLKKEDANKSTTTPIVGSHEENNEEHHQLISLSLGRSSSNDPPKKQEKKSSKEDDDDDDDDDDDDDGKHGNDGGGLELGLECKFEPDGSIEPEKNNNPSCESSLGKPEEEEEKEPTEVWPPSKILKSVKNGDEEDVSEPMQLKKTRVSVRTRCDTPTMNDGCQWRKYGQKIAKGNPCPRAYYRCTLSPTCPVRKQVQRCSDDMSILITTYEGNHNHPLPLSATAMASTTSAAASMLHSESSTSQPALPTSLSAPTASLSTSTTHLHALSFNFSQNPTPSHHYHFPNSSISTLNSHPTVTLDLTAPPPPHNNNPSYFSRLSNLPTYSSSSSSCLNWKKTSSHLTFGGPLNNYPAIRQSPPYMQITNHQALSETLTAAATKAITSNPSFCSALAAALTSFVGNNGSGGGTASELGFASSSYLQGKKPSSMVNPHQQQKQGSLLLFPPSNTASDPPAD, via the exons ATGGAGAACAAGCGAATTCTTGGAGATGAAGAAGAGAAGACAATAAAACCTAGCAGCTCTAGTGAAGAAAACCATGATTTTATAGCAATCAACAATAAG GAAGAAAATCAAAGTCTTGTAAAACAAGAAGATGACAACTCCAAGGTTTGGATTAGCAAAAAGGATAACTCCACCATCATCAAAGAG CAGGAGAAAGAAATTGAATCAGCAAAAGCGAAGATGGGAGAAGTTAAAAAAGAGAACGAAAGGCTAAAATTGTTACTATGTCAAATCGTGAAGGATTATCAGTCCCTGCACACGCGTTTCCTCGATGTTCTTAAAAAAGAAGACGCCAATAAGTCCACCACTACCCCCATAGTCGGAAGCCATGAAGAAAATAATGAAGAACATCACCAGCTTATCTCCCTTAGCCTGGGGAGAAGCTCAAGCAACGATCCTCCCAAGAAACAAGAGAAAAAGAGTAGcaaagaagatgatgatgatgatgatgatgatgatgatgatgatgatgggaaACATGGTAATGATGGAGGTGGACTTGAGCTCGGGCTGGAATGTAAATTTGAGCCGGACGGTTCGATTGAACCGGAGAAGAATAATAACCCGAGCTGTGAAAGTAGCTTGGGAAAAccagaggaggaggaggagaaggagCCGACTGAGGTATGGCCGCCAAGTAAAATTCTCAAGTCTGTGAAAAATGGAGACGAAGAAGATGTTTCAGAGCCAATGCAGTTGAAGAAAACTCGGGTTTCTGTGAGAACTAGATGTGATACACCCACG ATGAATGATGGATGTCAATGGAGAAAATATGGGCAGAAAATAGCGAAAGGAAATCCATGTCCTCGAGCATACTACCGTTGCACGCTTTCACCCACTTGTCCAGTGAGAAAACAG GTACAAAGATGCTCCGATGATATGTCCATCTTAATCACAACCTATGAAGGGAACCATAACCATCCACTGCCTCTAAGTGCAACAGCCATGGCTTCCACCACATCTGCAGCTGCTTCCATGCTCCACTCCGAATCATCTACCTCCCAACCTGCCCTCCCTACCTCTCTTTCTGCCCCCACTGCTTCCCTCTCTACTTCCACCACCCACCTTCATGCTTTATCCTTCAACTTTTCCCAAAACCCAACCCCATCTCACCATTACCATTTCCCCAACTCTTCAATCTCAACCCTTAATTCTCACCCCACTGTCACTCTTGATCTCACTGCTCCGCCCCCACCACACAATAACAACCCTTCATATTTCAGTAGATTGTCTAATCTACCCACatattcatcatcatcatcatcatgccTCAACTGGAAGAAAACTAGCAGCCACTTAACCTTTGGGGGACCATTGAATAATTACCCTGCAATAAGGCAGTCACCACCTTACATGCAAATTACCAACCACCAGGCTTTATCAGAGACCTTAACAGCTGCTGCAACCAAGGCCATTACTTCAAACCCAAGCTTTTGTTCTGCCTTAGCTGCTGCTCTCACTTCCTTTGTTGGAAATAATGGAAGTGGTGGTGGTACTGCAAGTGAACTAGGCTTTGCATCAAGCAGCTACCTGCAGGGAAAAAAACCCTCATCCATGGTTAATCCTCACCAGCAACAAAAGCAAGGTAGTTTGCTACTCTTCCCACCATCCAACACTGCTTCAGATCCTCCTGCAGATTAA
- the LOC108488706 gene encoding WRKY transcription factor 72A-like isoform X3 produces MGEVKKENERLKLLLCQIVKDYQSLHTRFLDVLKKEDANKSTTTPIVGSHEENNEEHHQLISLSLGRSSSNDPPKKQEKKSSKEDDDDDDDDDDDDDGKHGNDGGGLELGLECKFEPDGSIEPEKNNNPSCESSLGKPEEEEEKEPTEVWPPSKILKSVKNGDEEDVSEPMQLKKTRVSVRTRCDTPTMNDGCQWRKYGQKIAKGNPCPRAYYRCTLSPTCPVRKQVQRCSDDMSILITTYEGNHNHPLPLSATAMASTTSAAASMLHSESSTSQPALPTSLSAPTASLSTSTTHLHALSFNFSQNPTPSHHYHFPNSSISTLNSHPTVTLDLTAPPPPHNNNPSYFSRLSNLPTYSSSSSSCLNWKKTSSHLTFGGPLNNYPAIRQSPPYMQITNHQALSETLTAAATKAITSNPSFCSALAAALTSFVGNNGSGGGTASELGFASSSYLQGKKPSSMVNPHQQQKQGSLLLFPPSNTASDPPAD; encoded by the exons ATGGGAGAAGTTAAAAAAGAGAACGAAAGGCTAAAATTGTTACTATGTCAAATCGTGAAGGATTATCAGTCCCTGCACACGCGTTTCCTCGATGTTCTTAAAAAAGAAGACGCCAATAAGTCCACCACTACCCCCATAGTCGGAAGCCATGAAGAAAATAATGAAGAACATCACCAGCTTATCTCCCTTAGCCTGGGGAGAAGCTCAAGCAACGATCCTCCCAAGAAACAAGAGAAAAAGAGTAGcaaagaagatgatgatgatgatgatgatgatgatgatgatgatgatgggaaACATGGTAATGATGGAGGTGGACTTGAGCTCGGGCTGGAATGTAAATTTGAGCCGGACGGTTCGATTGAACCGGAGAAGAATAATAACCCGAGCTGTGAAAGTAGCTTGGGAAAAccagaggaggaggaggagaaggagCCGACTGAGGTATGGCCGCCAAGTAAAATTCTCAAGTCTGTGAAAAATGGAGACGAAGAAGATGTTTCAGAGCCAATGCAGTTGAAGAAAACTCGGGTTTCTGTGAGAACTAGATGTGATACACCCACG ATGAATGATGGATGTCAATGGAGAAAATATGGGCAGAAAATAGCGAAAGGAAATCCATGTCCTCGAGCATACTACCGTTGCACGCTTTCACCCACTTGTCCAGTGAGAAAACAG GTACAAAGATGCTCCGATGATATGTCCATCTTAATCACAACCTATGAAGGGAACCATAACCATCCACTGCCTCTAAGTGCAACAGCCATGGCTTCCACCACATCTGCAGCTGCTTCCATGCTCCACTCCGAATCATCTACCTCCCAACCTGCCCTCCCTACCTCTCTTTCTGCCCCCACTGCTTCCCTCTCTACTTCCACCACCCACCTTCATGCTTTATCCTTCAACTTTTCCCAAAACCCAACCCCATCTCACCATTACCATTTCCCCAACTCTTCAATCTCAACCCTTAATTCTCACCCCACTGTCACTCTTGATCTCACTGCTCCGCCCCCACCACACAATAACAACCCTTCATATTTCAGTAGATTGTCTAATCTACCCACatattcatcatcatcatcatcatgccTCAACTGGAAGAAAACTAGCAGCCACTTAACCTTTGGGGGACCATTGAATAATTACCCTGCAATAAGGCAGTCACCACCTTACATGCAAATTACCAACCACCAGGCTTTATCAGAGACCTTAACAGCTGCTGCAACCAAGGCCATTACTTCAAACCCAAGCTTTTGTTCTGCCTTAGCTGCTGCTCTCACTTCCTTTGTTGGAAATAATGGAAGTGGTGGTGGTACTGCAAGTGAACTAGGCTTTGCATCAAGCAGCTACCTGCAGGGAAAAAAACCCTCATCCATGGTTAATCCTCACCAGCAACAAAAGCAAGGTAGTTTGCTACTCTTCCCACCATCCAACACTGCTTCAGATCCTCCTGCAGATTAA